The following DNA comes from Winogradskyella sp. PG-2.
CATGTGTATGAAACGTAGCGTTGCTTAAAAGTAGTATATTCTGGTTAAACAATGAGCCGAGTTTTTATATTTTGTGCTTATTTATCACGTTTAATGCATAAAAATCTAAAAAATTGGCGGAAACAACAAGAAATCACAGACCTTATGATAAGCCAAAACTAGCTATGTTTTATACATTGTGTTGTGCGGTCGTTATTTCTTATGCAGCATGATTTATCCGTTAGTTTTTATCCATCGTCCTGATCTGTTTCGCCTCAAACCTGAACCTAATCTTTGCAAAAATCCGTACGCTCTGTACCAGATTTATCCATCAAAAAAATACGATCCTTTTTAGCGATTACTACCTTTTTTATTTTGAGTGATCACGAGTGCATTTTAATGACGCACAACGCCCACTGTGTATGGCGTAGTGAGGCGCGCCTCACGGAAAGCCATTGTTGCGCCTGATTAGCTATACACGCTGTTGTGTGTAGTATCGTTCGGAGTTCTCGTAGACTCGACTAAATATACATAAAATTGGCGAGGTGCGACAAACAGTGGGCGTTGGTATGTAATTAGTAGAAGGGCAGCGTTTGGAAAACGCGATTCTACGTGCCGCAGGCAATTACATACCAACGGTTTGTGTATGGACAGTAGGGCAGATTCGAAGCACTTCACTTTCGGTTTACCACAAAGCCAAAACAAACGTTTTTACTTTTAATTTTCTTTTTTGTTAAACGTCAAAACTTTGTTTTGGCGTTGCCTGCTCAAAGAACAGGACTTTCAATTTATCTCTAAATGCCCTATTGGCTATACACTTTGTTACCACACGTTATTTTTCAATTTCATAGAGTACACATTTTTCCAATTCCTTATATTCTGAAAGTAAGGGATGATTAAAACTTTTAGTCTTTTTCATTCCGATTTTTTTCATCACTTTTTTAGATTTATCATTTGTTTCTGGACAAATCGATTTAATATTCTCTAATCCAATTTCGTTAAATGCAAATTCAAGGCATTTCTTCGCACCCTCTGTTGCAAAACCTTTTCCCCATTCTGTTTTAGCTAATCTCCACCCAATATCCACACAAGGTGTAAAGTCAGATTCAAAGTTCTGTTCGGCAATTCCTATGAAACCAATAAACTCTTTATTGTCAAGTTTGTCAACAGCAAAATAACAGAATCCATTTTTAGAAAACTGAGTTTGCATTCTCTCAATGAATTCATCAGTCTGTTTCTGTGTTGGAATAGCAGGAAAATGCTCCATAACTTTAGGGTCAGAATTTATTTCCCCCATTTTAAGTTTGTCATTTTCATTCCAATTTCTAAACCCCAATCTTTCGGATTTGAAAATATAGTTATTCATTCGGTTTTGAGTTTTTTTCTAATGTGTGGTAACGGTCCAGGCTATGAGTAGTTGCTTGGTTTAGCACTTAACTTTGCAAGTACACACCAAGCTGAAAATCCGCGAGGATTTTCAGAAGTAGGCGAGAACAAGCAATTACTTATAACCATTGTTGTAAAACGTATTTATTTATTCATTATTTGAGTTGCTTCCCAAACATATTCTTTTCCAAATTCTCCAAAGTAACTCATATAATCACCATTTTTAGAAATTACAACAAAACTGCTACATGGATAATGATGTTCAAAAAATAGTCTTTCAATAGTCCCTTCTGGGTCTTTGTACCAAGTCAAAACTCCATCATATTTTTTCAATCCATCATTCTCTTTGTAAATATAAATAGGTTTAGTTTGAGCAACTTGATTGATACCATCTTCTAACTGTCCAAACCAAATCTTTCTTGATTCTTTTGTAGCTGAACCGCTAGAATTACAAGGGTCTTTTCCAGGGTAATATATTATAACTATTGGCTTAGTAGAATCCAATTCAAGATTTGTAGCTTTCTCAAGTAATAATTCAAGACTTTTTCTATCATTTATTTTCCCCCGTTTTTCTCTTAAAGTCAATTTTCTATGATTAATTGAATCTCCTTGAACGTTTAACAATTTATTCGTTGAGCGAATTCGGTTAAATTTAGATTTACTTATTTCTACATTATTTTTATCGAAATATCTTGTTTTGTCCTTTCCAATTTTAGTCGCTGAACAAGAGCAAATTAAAATTCCGATTATAAATGTTAGCAGGATTTTTTTCATATGTTTTACAACGGTCTCGGCTATGAGTAGTTGCGTGGGTTTGTATTTAACTTTATTAGGACACACCAAGTTGGAAATTCCGCAGGAATTTCAAAAGTAGGCGAGAACAAGCAATTACTTATAGCCATTGTTGTGATTTCGTTATTTAATAATTTTTCAATTCCAATTTAATTAATTCTCTCAATTTATTATTTTCCTCAATCACAGTTAGAAGTCGAGAATTAAATTCATTCCATTTTATGTTGAGTGCTAATAATATTTGCTGAAACTTCTTAGTCTTTGCAGATGCAATCAAACCATGCTCATCAATAATATTCTTCCCTTTTGTTTCTTTAAATTCAAAGCCACTGAAGGTTTTATTTTTTAATTCAAACCAACTTTGAGGGTTGTAAAGTTCTTGTTCAGCTAAATAAGGTTTTAATCTTTGTTCTATAAGTTTCTCAACTCCATTTAAATAGATATCATTCATAGAGGTTATACTCTTTGTGTACAAGATTATTGCCTCTCTAACCTTAGAATTATTTATTTCTTTTGAATTTTCATTGAAATCAGAATCAATTAATTGTTTAAAATGTAATGTTCTCCTTATAAGAATAGGTTCTGAAATTGATTCTATAGTTTCATCTTTAAATCCTATATCATATAATTCTACATGTAATTTCTCAATCTTTTTATATTGACTTTTATAATAATCGAATTGTATTGAATCACTGCTCAAATTTTTATAAATATTATTTAGTACAACCTTTTCTACTTGAATATTTTTTCTGTTTTCGTTCCAGTTATTAATTCCTAATGCAATTAAAATTCCAATTACAACAAGAATAATTTCGCCAATGGCGTATTTAAAATACTTTCCAGTTTTATTTTTTTCCATAAGGTCATAGCGTATTTTTCGAACGAATTTTATCATTGGTTAGCGGTTTCTGATAATGAATCACAACGGTCTCGTATAACCGTCAGTTACGGATTTAAAGTTACGTTTTTTTCCGCTGTAATTAGTTTTATTAATTTGTAAGAAGTTTCATATTTTTAACCAGCTGCGCCGTAATTGCGGTTATACATTGTTGTAAAGCGTTTTTTATGAAATCCAACTACTTATTATTTTTTCAAATTCCCATTTTTCATTAACTTTTCTATAGACACAAGTATATCCACCGCCACTTAAATATACCGTTTTTTATTGTGTTTACTAACTACCCAACTATTGTCAATTTTTACAGTTGCTTTATTTCCTTCTATTTTTATTAGGCTAAATGAAATATGCAGAAAATCTTCCCAAGTTCTATCAGCTATATTTTGTAATTCCTCTTTTGATTTTAAACAATAGCTAACGCTCTCTATTTTATTCGGAATATCATTTGGATTTAGAAAACTCAAACTTTCATTCCAATCCTCTATTGAAACAAAATCTGTCTTGTCGGTTTGGTATTCATTCAGAACGTAAATCCGATGTTTTTTCCATAGCAGTTGATAATCAGGAATATCTTTTTGGGTAACGGTTGCTCTTTTTAATGATTCATAAATCAATTCTTTCAAGTCAGAGTCCATTTCATACTCCTTTTGTATGCAATTAAAATGTCTGTCTTTTATATAAAGAGGTCTTGAACAACTTGATAAGACAATAATCAAAAGAAATATAATTTTTTTCATCTGGTTCGGTCTCGAAATGCTTTACAACGTTGTTGTGTATGGCTCGTTGCGGAAAATCAGCTATGATTTTCCGCTGTAACCGAAAGATAGCAAATTGCAATGAATTCCGATTAGGAATTCAGCCGCAATGAGCTATACACGTTGTTGGCAACTGTTTTTTTATTCGGTATATTCTATTAATTGGTTTAACGTTACCTTGATTTGTTTATACCTATTGTATTTATGTGTCTCATATATGTTTAGGTCATTCACGCAATTTTCAAATTCAGAGCTCAATAATAAGTGGTCATTAGATTGTAAAAGTTGAGAACCTTGAACTCTTTCTAACATATATTTATCTATTTCTCTCCAAGAACCATTTTTTTTAATGAAGTCCACGTAGTATTGAAAGGAATAATCGCTTCTCTTTTCAAGTGACTCTAGGTCTTCAATCAAGCTCAGCCAATCATAAATTAATCTCTTTAGCTCATTATTTTCAACTGAATTTAATTCGCCAGAATTTTCGAGAGATTTTATATTTAAATTAGTTCTCTTCCATTGAGAAAATCCAAACTTTGACAATAAACTATCTAACTTTTCACCTTTAAATTTGTTACTTGCTATATTATTCATCGATAGCAAAAGATGTTCTGATGAGTTGATATAGGATTCAGATAATTCAATTGCTGAATTCAGATTTTTTAGATTATTATTTAGTTCTAAAGTTAAGTTTTCAAAAATTAAATTCTGTTGCTTAATTTCAGCTTGATTTTCTTTCCAGTTATTTATTCCTAATGCAATCAATATTCCTATTACGACAAGAATGATTTCTCCGATGGCATAAATCAGATACTTGCTGAATTTATTTTCATTGAAAAGTTTTTGTCTGATTTTTCTAAAGAATTTTATCATTGTTTTAGTTTGGTCAAAATTGTTGCCAACGGTCTTGTATATGGCTCGTAGCGTGTAAATTAGCGATTATTTTCGGATTAAGCACAAGCCAGATTTTTAAATTTTACTATTTATCTTTTTTATTGGAAATCGTCAAAATTATAAATTTGGCGACTTTCCAAGTATGCATTAACTTCGTTTAAGCAACTAATTAGCTATGAGCTATATACGTTGTTGTGCATAGTGCTTTTTACGTTCAGCTTTGGTTTCCAATGTTTGTTTTTAGTTCGGATTAGAGCGTTGGAAAAGCCATACTCTTTTACAGTTTTGATAGTGTGCTGGCTGATGCGACTGTAAATGTGTATGGCTTTGCGTGTAGGCATTTTAATTACTCAATGTTCCTCGTTTCCAAATGGTTTAATAATAATACCAACGCTAAATATAAATCCATCTGTTGGTGCGTAAATTTCAGGGAATTCTGGATTTTCGTGTGGTGGCAACACCAATGGTGAAAATCGGCTTTGTCTTCTATCGGTAAAGTTTTCAAAATTCACGAAAACACTACCAAATTTAAAGTTACGCATTGCCAATAATCCCATTGTTACAAAATCTGTCGTTTCTGTTCCATTTGATAAGAATTGTTTTCCCTTATAAAACGTTTCATAACCTATTCTCCATTTTTCAGATTCGTACATTAATACACTTCCCGCATTATGTCTTGCTGTTAACGGTTTTTGCGGATTGCCTGGTAAATAATTCAAACGTGTGTCGATAAAGGCGTAGTTTAAAAACCATCTGAAATCGTTGTAAGTGAATTTGATGTTTGTTTCTGCTCCTTTGCTTAAAATTTCGTCAGTTGCATTTGAAAATTCAAACAAACCCGTATCTGTACTATTTAATAATAAACCGTTGTTTATTGCAGTAACATAGAACAATTGATTTACAGAAAAACCAATCTCATCAGTTAAACGTATTTGATAATTAAAATCAAGATTTATACCATAAGAACGTTCTGCCTCAATTGAAGATTTATCAATGCCGAGAACATTTTCAAAATTGATGAATTCTGCCTCTTCTGTAAATATATCTGGAATTTTGTACCCTAAACCACCACCAATTCTACTTGAAAATCCTTTATCAGTTTTATATAATAATGAAATTCTTGGAAGTGGAAAAAAGCCAAAATCAGTATGGTAATCGGCTCGTAAACCAGTTTCCAAAATCCATTTATCTGAAATATCGAAAATATTGTTTGCAAATATTCCATACGTTACATCAGTTTGGTCACGTTGCAAAGTTGAATTATCATTTTCATTAAAGTCTGAAGTATATAAGTTTGCTCCAAAAATCCAATCTGCTTTTGATGAATCTCTTTGATAGGTGATTTCAGTAAATGTGTTTATTTGTTTTCCATCGAAACTGAAATCTGGTATTGTCAAATTTCTATCAAAAAACGAAACGCTATTTTTAATGTTGAAAGAGTTTATAGAATCTAATTGAGTTTTGTA
Coding sequences within:
- a CDS encoding GNAT family N-acetyltransferase; protein product: MNNYIFKSERLGFRNWNENDKLKMGEINSDPKVMEHFPAIPTQKQTDEFIERMQTQFSKNGFCYFAVDKLDNKEFIGFIGIAEQNFESDFTPCVDIGWRLAKTEWGKGFATEGAKKCLEFAFNEIGLENIKSICPETNDKSKKVMKKIGMKKTKSFNHPLLSEYKELEKCVLYEIEK
- a CDS encoding DUF6090 family protein; amino-acid sequence: MEKNKTGKYFKYAIGEIILVVIGILIALGINNWNENRKNIQVEKVVLNNIYKNLSSDSIQFDYYKSQYKKIEKLHVELYDIGFKDETIESISEPILIRRTLHFKQLIDSDFNENSKEINNSKVREAIILYTKSITSMNDIYLNGVEKLIEQRLKPYLAEQELYNPQSWFELKNKTFSGFEFKETKGKNIIDEHGLIASAKTKKFQQILLALNIKWNEFNSRLLTVIEENNKLRELIKLELKNY
- a CDS encoding DUF6090 family protein, translating into MIKFFRKIRQKLFNENKFSKYLIYAIGEIILVVIGILIALGINNWKENQAEIKQQNLIFENLTLELNNNLKNLNSAIELSESYINSSEHLLLSMNNIASNKFKGEKLDSLLSKFGFSQWKRTNLNIKSLENSGELNSVENNELKRLIYDWLSLIEDLESLEKRSDYSFQYYVDFIKKNGSWREIDKYMLERVQGSQLLQSNDHLLLSSEFENCVNDLNIYETHKYNRYKQIKVTLNQLIEYTE
- a CDS encoding TonB-dependent receptor, encoding MNKYILSATLTIIVCFFVKAQTSDIQTKVLSEAENEPLFGATVYFEELEKGAVTNFDGIATFTEIPNGEHSIIISYLGYETIKTTIQIPNSFDLIFKLKTGGNELDEVVLQSSRSTRTVKKIPTRIEFIGVEELGEKAIMNPTNISMVLRESTGIQMQQTSLSSGNTNIRIQGLDGRYTQLLRDGFPLYGGFSSGLSILQIPPLDLQQFEIIKGSSSTLYGGGAIAGLVNMVSKTPDDEQALDIMLTQTQALGSTVNVFYSKRNEKFGVSLYGSAHYQKAFDPEDDEFSNLPQTTSISFNPKFFYYPSDKTTFWIGLNGTYDDRIGGDITKIESGANGIHQYAEENISKRLSSQAVYKTQLDSINSFNIKNSVSFFDRNLTIPDFSFDGKQINTFTEITYQRDSSKADWIFGANLYTSDFNENDNSTLQRDQTDVTYGIFANNIFDISDKWILETGLRADYHTDFGFFPLPRISLLYKTDKGFSSRIGGGLGYKIPDIFTEEAEFINFENVLGIDKSSIEAERSYGINLDFNYQIRLTDEIGFSVNQLFYVTAINNGLLLNSTDTGLFEFSNATDEILSKGAETNIKFTYNDFRWFLNYAFIDTRLNYLPGNPQKPLTARHNAGSVLMYESEKWRIGYETFYKGKQFLSNGTETTDFVTMGLLAMRNFKFGSVFVNFENFTDRRQSRFSPLVLPPHENPEFPEIYAPTDGFIFSVGIIIKPFGNEEH